In Dermacentor silvarum isolate Dsil-2018 chromosome 2, BIME_Dsil_1.4, whole genome shotgun sequence, the following proteins share a genomic window:
- the LOC119440968 gene encoding uncharacterized protein LOC119440968 produces MASEDGVLGVLNFIAGRCNESLDAILTETAAVPLTPCLQRASDGSLALHIDAQRLFVTSSLLAGLACLFASFWVFHVVYPKKAHRILTFIEHCFLDLSYTKPRVKALELVNFYKNFC; encoded by the exons AGGATGGTGTGCTTGGCGTCCTCAACTTCATTGCAGGCCGCTGCAATGAATCACTTGATGCTATCTTGACAGAG ACAGCTGCGGTCCCACTAACTCCATGCCTCCAGAGGGCATCTGATGGCTCCCTCGCGCTACACATCGATGCGCAGCGATTGTTTGTGACATCGTCACTGCTGGCAGGCCTGGCCTGCCTTTTCGCTTCGTTCTGGGTCTTCCATGTGGTCTACCCAAAAAAGGCCCACAGGATTTTGACATTTATTGAGCACTGTTTTCTGGATTTGAGCTACACAAAGCCACGGGTGAAAGCATTGGAGTTAGTCAATTTTTACAAGAACTTTTGCTAG